In the genome of Calothrix sp. PCC 6303, the window GATATTTACTCACAATCGATTATGGATATTCTGCAACCCGCTATTACAATCCTCGTCGTCATCAAGGTAATTTGCAATGCTATTATCAACATCAACGCCATGATAATCCTTATATAAATATTGGGAAACAAGATATTACAACCCACGTTGATTTTACTGCTTTAGAACTGTGGGGAGAAAAATGTGGTTTGAAAAAAGTTGGTTTTATACAGCAGGCATTATTTTTAATGGCTTTAGGATTAGGAACAAGAATATCCCAAATTGCTGATTCTAAATTACCAATTAATCAAATCCTCCAACGTCGAGATAGATTACAACAGCTTCTAGACCCGATGGGATTGGGGAATTTTGGTGTTTTAATTCAAAGTAAAGAATTGAGAGATGTGGAAAGTAGTGTTAATTTAAAAGGATTAGTAATCCCAGACTAAGATTAATATTTTAAGAATTTTGAATATCAAGAACATAAATTAAATCCTGTTAAAAAACCATGACAATTTTTTTTCAGTTTGAAGCAGACTTTGTAGATTCACTGCGTTGTATACCTATGTATGTACGCTACAAACTTGATATATGTGGAATTAAATTAAAGTTAGTAGAATGGAATCAAATGAACCAATCTCAGCGTCAAAATTTGATTGATTTACCGACTACAACTGAAACCGAAGTTGATTTATACAGAGAGTATCTACAAAATTTAATTTTTCAAAAAACTGGAAAATTCCCTTCGGAACTGCCAATAGATCCACGTCCAGCATGGATAAATTCTGAGGAAATTCCGGAATATGTTGGTAAAAAAGTTACAGAAATAGGTTTGTCTTTGGCACTAACAGATTGGCAAAATCTCACATATATACAACGTTTTGCACTGATTAAGTTAAGTCGTTCTCACCATGAAAATGAAAATTTTCCCAAAGCAATGGCAGAATTTAATTTGGGTTCAAGAAATACTAAATTTGAAAATTATATATCTTGATACTAAATCTCGTCTATCTTGAGAACTGTAGTTTTCCATCAAGACTTTGAGTAGGCATAGCCAGTTACGTCGTTGTTCGACGACGCATTTGAATCCCTCAAAAAACTCCGGGTTTCATCACGGAGGAGTTTTAATTTGAGGAAAATAATCAGTATTCCCCCTATGATATGTTGTTAAATTACAAGTAAGTGGCGGGATAAATTTCAATAATTAGAAATTTTTAATTTTTAATTTCTCTTTTATTGGCGAAGAGTAAAGCTATAGTGTATTTAGCAATTCTGCTAAAGATAGTGGCTGATGCTATGAGTCTGTCATCTAATGATTGCAACGTTAAGATCGGGTGTAGAACTTTTAAAGCTGTGAAAATTTACTTGACAGATTACTAGTCTGACTGCCAACTTATTTTAATTGATAGTTTAAATGTTCCTCATAACTCAATGACAGGCAAAAACGCAAGACAAAATGCTTTTCTGCGGCTGGTGTCTGGTAACGGTGCGGCAATAGGCTCTGAGTTAGGCTATGCGCTGCTGGCAAACAGAGAGGTGGCAATTGGGCGAGATCCTACCTGTCAGATAGTTTTGGATGCCATCAAGTACCGTATGGTATCACGTCGTCACGCAGTGGTGCGTCCCCTATCTCCTTCTCCTGATGGTGGTAATACCTGGGTAATTTGCGATCTCAACAGTGCAAATGGTACCTATTTAAATGGAGAACGCTTGGAAGGTTGCCAGGAATTGCAACCAGGCGATCGCATTTCGCTGGCAAATGATGGTCCACAATTATTGTTTGAGTATGAAATTCAACACCAGGTGACTGTAGTAGGTTCCCAATCTGTCCCGACTTCCCTGGCACCTGCTAACAATGACAGCGCTACAAGGATTGATTCGGTTAGCTTTACACAATTATTTCCGATTATCTCTACCGCAAAAGATCTAACTAGTAAAGCTTTTTTGATACCCGGTATTCTGACTGTAATTTTTGTTGTGTTCATGTTTGCTACTGTTGGGAACCCACAGGCAAATCAAATTATTGTTGGTACTTATATTGCTGGAGCAGCTTATTATTTTATTTATCGTTTGTGTGGTAAGCATAAGCCTTGGTGGCTATTGGTTGGTGCGGGACTTGCCACCGCAGCTTTGCTAAAAAGTCCAATTTTGGATTTGTTTATATTTGTGTTTCGCGTCGTTTTACCGGGTAATTTACCGCGAGATGAATCCATCACCCTAACTGAATTGCTAATTCATATGTTTTTTGGGGCTGGTTTGATGGAGGAATTGCTCAAGGCTTTGCCGGTTTTGGGGATATATCTGATTGGTAGAACCCTACCTGATGCTTGGAGCGATCGCATTGGCGTAAAAGAGCCTTTAGATGGGATACTTTTGGGTACGGCTTCGGCTGTAGGCTTCACTTTGTTGGAAACTTTAGGGCAATATGTACCGCAAATTACCCAAAATGTTGCCCTCCAATCGGGTACCGAAGCTGGACAGTTGGTGGGTTTACAGTTGCTGATTCCCCGTATTTTGGGCTTGGCTGCTGGACATATGGCTTATAGTGGCTACCTGGGCTATTTTATCGGTTTAGCCGTCCTCAAACCTCGTAAAGGTTGGCAAATTCTTTTAGTTGGATACTTGACTTCAGCATCACTTCATGCACTTTGGAACACGATTGGGAATATTTATCCTTTGTTGTTGGTGCTGATTGGGGTTGTTTCCTATGCATTCTTGATGGCTGCAATCCTCAAAGCAAGGGTTCTATCTCCAACGCGATCGCAAAACTTCGCTACCCGTTTTTTAGAACGTAAGTGATTTTTATTGTTGCAATTTTAGTAACGGTGGCAGAGGTTGAAAGCAAATTAGATATGATTGATTCAACGCCTGGAAATTGTCTCTTTTAACTACAAGCATCATCTATTTGCCTTGGTTTGTTTTTATGTCTTTAGATAGAGGTTTTTTCGCTGCATCTACCATATGGTATAGTTGGGCAATTTGTATTCAAGCTCACAAAATCACTCCTTACTTGAAGGCAGGAATAATCCCCAGTGGATCGTATTTGCACTTTCACACTAAGAACAGTTAAAAACTGAACTTTTCTAAATGCCATTGGGGTTGATTTATAGGTCTTGCGGCTAACCGCTCCCACTATATTTCAACTATCTAAACCATAAAACACCAATAGCTACAAGTAATGCTTGCAGGTAAAAAATAGTGATGCATACATTGCCTGAATAGGGAACGACAGAACTAAAAAAACAAAACTAACCTTCGTTTTGAAAAGCGTTAATTTGTTTTAATGCATAGTATGCGATCGCTACACTAATCCGTGCCTGTTCAATTTCTGAGAGAGTTTGCCATTCATGTTCACCAACTTTGTCAAGGACAGTTTCGAGATTTTGGGCTTCGCTGTTACGCATCGCATAGGCAAAAGGACGGGCTAAAACAGTTAAATCATCACTTCCCCAGCTTGGTAAGACTGCTTGAGCGCAGGATACTAATTGTTCCCCCATAGATTGTTTGGGGTTGAATATTTCAGATGCTTTTTCGGCAATTCGTTCAATTAATTCGTGGGGAACCCTTGCTGCTATTTGTTTAGTCAGGTTTTCTTTAAGTTGAGTTACCAAATTTACTACGGTGTTACATTTATACTCTTGGTTAGCTGAAACATTAGACCAAAGAGTATCAAGCTGATTGTAGAAAGACTGCGATCGCACTGTCAGTTCTTCGTCTAATAAATCTTGTATTTGGCATTGACGTTCAACATCGCCAAAATAATCATCAGACTCTGGTTTGGCTGGATTCCACGGATAAGCAGTATCTTCAGCTTCTAGTAATGTTTCCAACAATTCCAATTGTGCAGGAGAGCAGAATGGTTGGAAGTTGTCGAAGTTATGGGTAAGGTTAGTCATTAGTTCGTCGGGGGTAAATTTCGGTGGTATTGACAGCTACAGCTTCAGGTGCTGTGTTTCCGCAAATTAGGGATGATTTTTCCAGGATGAATAATTAATTTTATGCAGGTCAAAGATGAGAAAATCTCATATTTTACTGTGCATTACTTAAGAATTTTCAATACAAAATTCCCAAACTTCTGGACTGCCAAATCTTAACTGCATTCCTGGCTCAAGCGGTATTTCCTGACGATGGATTCTTTCCCAAGAACCGGAGCGAGAAATAAAGGTACCATAACTGGATTCGTCACGCAGTACATATGTTGGTACTAATGTAGCTTCACCAAAGGGGACAACGCAAATAATTTGTGCTTGCTGACGAGAGACGAGTAAATCGGGAATCACAATATCATTTTCGGCAGTTCTACCAATACGTGTAGCCCGTTTTTTTAATGTCCACTTAGCTTCTTCACCAGATATTGCCCGCAAGTAAGCTTTGGGCATGATATATTCTGCTGGGGCTAAGGTATCGGCAGGAAACTGCGTCACATCTTCGTCCAATCCCCGTAACACTCGTCCATCGAATTCCGGATGCATGTAGAGTACGGGGAGAGTCCATGAAGGTTGGATGAAGCTATATACTACTAATAATTTTTGTCTGGCTTCGGCAACAGCTTGATCGATTGCTTTACGCGATCGCAATGCTTGGGCAAAGGCTTGAATAAAGCTGAGGCTTTCGTGATCAGCTATTTTATCACGCATTCCCAAAACTGCGGGAACACCGTAACGAATTAAAACTTCAGTTAAACTGCTATGGGGTAACGACTGACCATTAATTGCGGCAGGTTGTGCGCCCCAGCAAGAATTTAGCACAGCTAGTTTAATACCAGTGCGGGTTAAAACCTGAGCTAATTCAATCCCGGTTAAAGTGGAACCAGAACCCAACAGCAATATACCGCCATCTGCCCCTCGCATTCCATGTCCAGCATAGAAAAGCACATTGTAAGCGCGGGTTTCCAGTTCAGCAATTAGTTGTTCTGGAGTGGGTTGAATTAGTGTCCGCACCATACAAGGTGCATATCCCAAGGTATTACTACCTCCAGGATTTCCCAGAGTGAGGGTTTTTTGTAAAGTTCTTGCCTCTTCTTGCAATTGCAGATCATCATTTTCACCCAAAACCAGTAAAACATTTAAACCAGGATCAACTCTTAACTGGGGGAGTTTTTCAACTTCACTAGTAGTACGGCTAAATAATATATTTTGATTGAGTGAAATTGCAGGCTTCCCAATAGGCTGCATAATTTCCCAAGGTAGGCTCACCATGAGAGGATCTCTGATTTCCATCCGTAATCGTAGACTTTTTCCCTGTCCCATCGCAATCCCGTGGCTACATTCTAAACTGCCAGGAATTGGTCCGTTTTGGTCAAATACCCATTTCCACAAACTATTACCAAAATGTTGCATCAATAACCCAGCATAGTTTTGTGGTCTACCTCCAGTTGGTGATAATAATTCTGGTGGTAGAGAGGTGCCATTTAACCCTGGGAAGGAATAGGAATTTGGTGAAATGTTCAGGTTACTATGCTCGGCAAACAGTTCTTGCCATTCCTGCCAAGCTTGGTTCATGCTGGCACTCCAGACGCAATCATGATGAACATAGCCACTGGGATAAGGTGCTTTTACTACCCAAATGGCGAAATTATCTGTACCTGTGCTGACTAGTCGTCTGATTGCCAGATTTAAAGATGGCATGGATTTATTTAATTAGAAAAACTAATAGGTTGAGGGAACTTGTCAGAGATTTAAGTTTTTTTATTTTTTTAACTATATCGCCGTAAGTCCCTCATTGAATTTGGTAATCCGAATCAGTGGCGGGATATAAGGCGGGAAAAACCGAAATCGTAGCCGAGTGAGGGCGGAGAACATTTGACCCTTTACCTCCGGTACACTTGGTTCCGACTTCGCTCAGGGTCAAGGTTTTTTCAAATATTATCTATGAGATAGATGAAGAATCCCCAGGATTTTTTGATAGGATATTGAAATCTTGACCATCAATGCCATAAGCGAAAACCAAGCGGTGGAGGTATATGTTGCAAGAAAACCCTTCGACTTCGCTCAGGGTAAAAGATTTGGGTCTTGGGAACCAGGATTCCTGCCCTTGGAGGGAATGTCAGACTAATAGAATTACGGAGTGAGGCTATTCCCGATGAATTGGGAAGCCCACACTGTACCGTTGGCGTTAGCCTGCCGCAGGCATAGGTCAGTGTGTGGTAGTTCACTAGTAATAGCTCTTGTCATTGTTTTCATAAGGGACTGGGTAACTATTTTCTGGGGGAGTTTAGCTGAGTTGAGGTATTTGGATTACCATTTGCTTCTAAACATGGATTATTGCCACCTCTAGGCAGTTCCAAGACTGATTTTAGTTTTGCCGATTCAATCCAGATTTCACCTTGGGGTAATCTGGAACCTGAGTTTGCATTCTCAGAAGCTGATGGCTCTACGCTACTATCATCTGCTGCAATTTGGCATATGTAGACTTTAATTCGCTCCGTAGACTTGTCACCTTCGTTTTTTGAATTATTATAATTCACATTTTGTATTTTCAGGATAGTACCACTTGGTAGGTTAGCGGCGGGTTGGAAGGGATTTTGGGTTGTACTGTAGGGCGTTGGGTTTTGCAGTTTAATAAAGGCTTCTGGTGGTGCGGTTGGGGATGAATTGCGGTTGTTGCGGCTTGAATTCGCTGGTTGTGAAGTAGTTGCGGGTGCTGTAGTTCCAATTGGATTGAAGGGGAAATTGCGTTGCCAAAGATATCCAATTACTAAACCACTGCCAACGACAAACGCCAAAGCAAGCAAATGTAGGGGCATTTTTGGGGCTTGATTGGCTGAAGCGCGAGATGTATCGGGAATGACTTTAGTGTTTTGATTATTTCTGGGATACAAACGACTAGCGGTAGATTTGGAGTTGGTATCGGTGATGATTTCGGCAGCAGTAGCAGCGATCGCGTTTTCTGGTTCATGGTACTGTAGCTGATAATGAACTAATGCAACTGTGACGTTATCATGACCATTTTGAGTGTTGGCAATTTCCACTAAACGATTAGCAACACCGAGTAAATCAGCTTTCCCGTTCAATATGGGTAAAATATCACTTTCCCAATATTGTTCAACTCGATCAAAATCGCTCAACCCATCAGAACAAAGCAAAAATACACAGTCTTCATCCAGAACAAATCTTTGTGCTGTCGGATGTAAAGAATTACTAGAACTCATACCCAAAGCTTGTACTAGGGAACCGGAGGCACCTTGCTGTATGGCATCACGATAAACAGCATAGCCTAGTCTGACTTCACGGGTTGCCACATCATCATCAAGGGTGACTTGATAACAGCCTTGGTGTGTAATTAGGTATGCGCGACTATCTCCAACATGGGTAATATACATCTCATGTGCCACTGGTAACGCCATTACCAGGGTTGTTCCCATGCGTTGCCGTCCTTGTTTGCCTTCGCTGTCGTTTTCCTCGCTAATTCTATCGTTAGCAATGGCAGCGGCTTGCTCCAATTCGGCAATCAAGTTTGCCGGGTCTATGTCACTGTGGTAATGACTGTTAATTTCTTGAATTTTCTTTTCAATTACCTCAATGGCTAGGTTTGATGCCACATTCCCACCTTCATGTCCGCCAATTCCATCACATACTATGGCTAAAGGTGTTTCAGAGGTGCCACTGTCAATAATTGTGCCGCTACTGGGATAGCAAGAATCTTCGTTGCGTTGACGGCTTGGTCCCTGGTCTGATTGTGTGACGATTTTTACAGACGTTGCGAATTTTGAGGAGGTACTGGGTTGGGAATTGCGTCCGAGTTCTGCTAGTCCTTGATCTAAAATCTCAACTAGCTGCTCACCAGAGCGGATTTTACCGTTAATTAAACCTTTACAAGCGGCACCGAGAAAGGACGCGATCGCATCTTTGGCATAGGGCAATAATTCCGTTTGCCAAAACGAGCCTAAATCCGACAGGTTTGGGTGTTTTTCGCCATCTGAGTGCAACTCCAATAAGCGAACTAACGACCCTTCCACCAGCAACAAAGCAGGGTTGAGTAAGGTTGAGGCTACACCTTCACTTGCCAAAGGTTGCCAAAGATGGGCAATTTGCCACAACCAATTCAGTTGACGCATTGATGTGGCTTGATGCCAAGCTAATGCTAAAGTGTCCTGTAACTTTACTTCTTCGGGGAGATGATTTAGTAACAACGGGGGTCTTTCTAAAAGTAGGATTTCTTGATGGGAATTACCTTCAGAAATTGCCAATATTCCATAAACTTGCGGTACATTCAGACGGTAAGGAAACAGTCTCAAATAGGCTCTTAAGGACTGCAAATTTTCTAGTTCCGGAACCTGGGGTACTAAGGCTGGTTTAGTGTCTAAAACGACGGATTTACCAACAATCAAGTAACGCTGGGCTAATAATTCTCCAACTTTGCCCAAATCCTTTTTCTCACCAGCTACCCAAAGATAACGCTTCAGCAGAGGTGTCTGACATCGCTGGCACAATTTCTCATTCAGTCGATTGTCAGCCTGACAATTTTCATTCGGGCAATAGAGCGTTGCCGCGTCTTTTTCCATAGTTTTCGCACCGATCGGCAAAATTGGCAATTTTTGTAATAGGATTTAGTAGCGGCACTGTAGACCGCTGTTACTTTTAGCTAGGTAGTGTGTAGCTTCCCAGGGGTGATTTTTCTGTTTACAGATGGAATTAGTCTTAACAGTTAGTCAGTTTCCTAAGGAATAATATACTAAGCTAAATTCACAGCCTCATCAAGTAAACTTATAACTATGTCATGATGATTATCGCGTTAGAGTTTAGTTGCCTGGGGCGAACCTAACCATTCCACAATGGATCATTCACGAAACGTCAAATAGCATAGGACTGTTTTTAGTTTATCGGAATCTGTGCATCCAAAAACTTAATTTAAAGCTAAATATTGTCGATCATAATCAAAAACTGAGACATATATCAATACTTCCATCAACTCAGTCTCAATTTCCGCCCCTAGTGCTGCTTTTATACCAGGTCTTGCGGAGAGTAAAATTAAAAGTCAAGATATGCAGATATTCAAAAATGAGTAATTAGTAATTAGCCTGTTTTGTGAGGAGGATTTAGATCAGGCAGGGGACTTAAACCCCCAAGCAGGTAAATAGACCACACTGTAGGGGTTTAGCAATGCGCTTTACCCCTACGGCTGATGTGGTTCAAAGTTTCCGATCAAGATATTTAAGCGAACCGTATTAATCTAACTCCGATAAAAAGCACAGAATCAACTGCTTTCAGCTTCCATACGAGGTAAACCCATGCTGTAGTTAGCAACACGAGCGTTGAGATTATAACTAATTTCACCTTTTTGCAGAAGCGATCGCACTAAATGTTCTAAGTCAGAACCAATCCGACGTAGATTATAGTCAGTTAGGTCTACACCACTTGATGCTTCTACCAGTTCATCAAACTGACGATAAACCTTCTGCAACGCATCTTCAGTCCAACTAAATTCATTATCTGGATCTATATCCAAAGTCAAAACTTCGTTGCTAGGTACTAATTCGCCATCCTGGTCAAGTTTAGCCGCAAAAATGCGGATGTGTCGGGTTGTGGACTTGAGCAACGTCGCGTTTTCCATATGGAGTCTGGTTGGATCAGGATTAATTTCTACAAATTCAGGCAGAAGTAACCTCACCCACCGTGAAGCGGCGAGGTCTTTCTAACTCTGCAACCATTGTAAACTCGATTTTGCAGCTTGAATCTTCTAAAATTCTCACAACCCCTGAATTTTTAACAACATTGGGGGGTCTAATTCCCCAGCAATCAACGACGGCAGCTTTCTGAGAAAGTTAAGTGGAGGCTTCGGCTACACTTACTTTGGGCTGTTTTCTGTCTAGGTCTAAATCCTCGTCGCAAAACGTAATACCTTTAGGCTTGCTTCCCGCGAATTGGGAATTCTTTTAATTGGTTTCCCTATTTTCTCTGACACTTCAGAATCAGGGAACTACTAATTGCCAATTATGGTCTTTTTTCTCTGGACAAAAGCAAAAGATTCTTGTTTTTTCAGATAAATCATCAAATTTGCCCGATTTATCGGATTGTATAATATACTCTGCTTGAAATGTTCTAAAAGCAAAGTCTGTGTTATCGTCGTGGAGATAAATTTTTCTCACTTTTTTTTACGTGTTTACCCCCCCATGTTTTATTAATTGTAAAAATCATACATCTAGTGATTTCACTGACAACCGTTCTAACTCGCTCTGGATATCATTAAGCCCCAATATATTCAGAGAATTTACCTACGTGTAAATACCATTATTCTAGTTACAAAAAACCTAGTGTTAACTGGATTATCAAGTTGATGTGAAACAGAATCGCAAGTTCTTACACAAACTTCATTGTATGGAGTCTTAAAAACTGAATAATGGTTATGGCTCACATAAAAAACATTGGGCACATTTGGAGGAAGAAAGGAAAAATCTAGGCAAAAAGTCTAGCGAAAAAACGAAAAGGGGAGCAATATGGAATACAACACAATATGAGTGGAAGGATTCTAAATTCACTTCCAGGATTGGGAAAGTATATAAGAAACTTCAGCTTGAAAGATAGCTGCTCACTTTGAAGAATACTCAAGTTAAGGGATCTGAAAGGTTATGAATTCTAAAGCATTACCCTGTCAAGTAAATAATCAGCAAGTCGGTGTTTACGAGTGCGAAATTCACGTTAAATTTCGTTTAGTTGAAGAAAAAAGTTTATTGAGTGATCGAGATCAACTATTACAAGTATTATTAGATGCATTAATTGGTGATTCAGATGACTTCGTGGAGACTTTGCACACCACAGTCAAGGCAGTTGAAATATCAGAGTTTAAGGCTTCTCCACGGATGCGAAGACAACTCATGCGCCTTCGTAACTTCACTGAGAATGCTCAGTAGTGAAAGTCAATAAATTGCTCTTGATGATTGAGCAAAAATAGTCACAAATTTGGAAAATTTGCTCCACCATCACACACGAATCACAAAAGTTAAGCTGGCTGATGTAATTATCTGCAAGGCATTTTATCCAACGTTACTCCACTCTACGAGAACCTTGACTCTACGGAGCTATGACATAGATAATCCTCAAATCGCGGCAAAAAATACTCTCAAAGGTGAAAATAAAAATACAAATATTTTGCTTACAAGGGTTATCAATCCACAGCAGCGTCTGAGAAAGTCCGCTGATGAATGTCCAAGGAAAAGTCTACAGTACAGCCTTCACATCTGGTCTATTTGCTCAAAAATGCATTCTGGGTGCCTACTAACCGATATTTTGATCCTTTCCCGTAAATCAGGATAAGGTTGGCGAAATTACAAGACTTTATAGTTCAGGGTTATTTTTCGCATCACTTTGAGAAAACGAAAATCTCAAATACTA includes:
- a CDS encoding CHAT domain-containing protein; the encoded protein is MPSLNLAIRRLVSTGTDNFAIWVVKAPYPSGYVHHDCVWSASMNQAWQEWQELFAEHSNLNISPNSYSFPGLNGTSLPPELLSPTGGRPQNYAGLLMQHFGNSLWKWVFDQNGPIPGSLECSHGIAMGQGKSLRLRMEIRDPLMVSLPWEIMQPIGKPAISLNQNILFSRTTSEVEKLPQLRVDPGLNVLLVLGENDDLQLQEEARTLQKTLTLGNPGGSNTLGYAPCMVRTLIQPTPEQLIAELETRAYNVLFYAGHGMRGADGGILLLGSGSTLTGIELAQVLTRTGIKLAVLNSCWGAQPAAINGQSLPHSSLTEVLIRYGVPAVLGMRDKIADHESLSFIQAFAQALRSRKAIDQAVAEARQKLLVVYSFIQPSWTLPVLYMHPEFDGRVLRGLDEDVTQFPADTLAPAEYIMPKAYLRAISGEEAKWTLKKRATRIGRTAENDIVIPDLLVSRQQAQIICVVPFGEATLVPTYVLRDESSYGTFISRSGSWERIHRQEIPLEPGMQLRFGSPEVWEFCIENS
- a CDS encoding nitrate reductase associated protein, giving the protein MTIFFQFEADFVDSLRCIPMYVRYKLDICGIKLKLVEWNQMNQSQRQNLIDLPTTTETEVDLYREYLQNLIFQKTGKFPSELPIDPRPAWINSEEIPEYVGKKVTEIGLSLALTDWQNLTYIQRFALIKLSRSHHENENFPKAMAEFNLGSRNTKFENYIS
- a CDS encoding Npun_R1517 family heterocyst differentiation transcriptional regulator, with amino-acid sequence MNSKALPCQVNNQQVGVYECEIHVKFRLVEEKSLLSDRDQLLQVLLDALIGDSDDFVETLHTTVKAVEISEFKASPRMRRQLMRLRNFTENAQ
- a CDS encoding PrsW family glutamic-type intramembrane protease, producing MTGKNARQNAFLRLVSGNGAAIGSELGYALLANREVAIGRDPTCQIVLDAIKYRMVSRRHAVVRPLSPSPDGGNTWVICDLNSANGTYLNGERLEGCQELQPGDRISLANDGPQLLFEYEIQHQVTVVGSQSVPTSLAPANNDSATRIDSVSFTQLFPIISTAKDLTSKAFLIPGILTVIFVVFMFATVGNPQANQIIVGTYIAGAAYYFIYRLCGKHKPWWLLVGAGLATAALLKSPILDLFIFVFRVVLPGNLPRDESITLTELLIHMFFGAGLMEELLKALPVLGIYLIGRTLPDAWSDRIGVKEPLDGILLGTASAVGFTLLETLGQYVPQITQNVALQSGTEAGQLVGLQLLIPRILGLAAGHMAYSGYLGYFIGLAVLKPRKGWQILLVGYLTSASLHALWNTIGNIYPLLLVLIGVVSYAFLMAAILKARVLSPTRSQNFATRFLERK
- a CDS encoding PP2C family protein-serine/threonine phosphatase yields the protein MEKDAATLYCPNENCQADNRLNEKLCQRCQTPLLKRYLWVAGEKKDLGKVGELLAQRYLIVGKSVVLDTKPALVPQVPELENLQSLRAYLRLFPYRLNVPQVYGILAISEGNSHQEILLLERPPLLLNHLPEEVKLQDTLALAWHQATSMRQLNWLWQIAHLWQPLASEGVASTLLNPALLLVEGSLVRLLELHSDGEKHPNLSDLGSFWQTELLPYAKDAIASFLGAACKGLINGKIRSGEQLVEILDQGLAELGRNSQPSTSSKFATSVKIVTQSDQGPSRQRNEDSCYPSSGTIIDSGTSETPLAIVCDGIGGHEGGNVASNLAIEVIEKKIQEINSHYHSDIDPANLIAELEQAAAIANDRISEENDSEGKQGRQRMGTTLVMALPVAHEMYITHVGDSRAYLITHQGCYQVTLDDDVATREVRLGYAVYRDAIQQGASGSLVQALGMSSSNSLHPTAQRFVLDEDCVFLLCSDGLSDFDRVEQYWESDILPILNGKADLLGVANRLVEIANTQNGHDNVTVALVHYQLQYHEPENAIAATAAEIITDTNSKSTASRLYPRNNQNTKVIPDTSRASANQAPKMPLHLLALAFVVGSGLVIGYLWQRNFPFNPIGTTAPATTSQPANSSRNNRNSSPTAPPEAFIKLQNPTPYSTTQNPFQPAANLPSGTILKIQNVNYNNSKNEGDKSTERIKVYICQIAADDSSVEPSASENANSGSRLPQGEIWIESAKLKSVLELPRGGNNPCLEANGNPNTSTQLNSPRK
- a CDS encoding NAD(P)H-quinone oxidoreductase subunit M, with protein sequence MENATLLKSTTRHIRIFAAKLDQDGELVPSNEVLTLDIDPDNEFSWTEDALQKVYRQFDELVEASSGVDLTDYNLRRIGSDLEHLVRSLLQKGEISYNLNARVANYSMGLPRMEAESS